A section of the Centroberyx gerrardi isolate f3 chromosome 8, fCenGer3.hap1.cur.20231027, whole genome shotgun sequence genome encodes:
- the mvk gene encoding mevalonate kinase isoform X2, which yields MYRVCSGKIDPARRACSCAWKGKREEAKRLDAELVRRLREFVGVTNGNLDTRNMATLAFLYIYLSLFGSGDLPSLTMCVWSELPTGAGLGSSAAFSVCLAAGLLSASGAISTPLKEWDNTARWCQEDMELINSWAFQGEMIIHGNPSGVDNAVGTWGGILRFLSGKIIPLSRVPLLRILLTNTKVPRSTKVLVAGVKDKINKFPSIMNPVLDSVDAVSCTCEKILAEMTSQPITGEHYNVLEELIDINQHHLNVMGVGHPALDTLCRVTLARGLHSKLTGAGGGGCGITLLRPETDCSVVQSTIQDLKDCGFDCWETSIGGPGVQQHSALSVKEEILEILNNY from the exons ATGTATCGTGTCTGCTCCGGGAAAATCGATCCTGCACGGAGAGCATGCAGTTGTGCATGGAAAG GTAAGAGGGAGGAGGCAAAACGTCTGGATGCTGAACTTGTCAGGAGACTGCGTGAATTTGTTGGTGTAACCAATGGAAACTTGGACACTCGTAACATGGCCACCTTAGCCTTCCTCTacatctacctctctctgtttggATCAGG CGATTTGCCCAGCCTgacgatgtgtgtgtggtcagagCTGCCGACTGGAGCGGGACTGGGCTCTAGCGCTGCCTTCTCCGTGTGCCTCGCTGCCGGTCTGCTCTCCGCAAGTGGAGCCATTTCCACTCCTCTCAAGGAGTGGGATAACACCGCCAG GTGGTGTCAGGAGGATATGGAGCTTATCAACAGTTGGGCTTTCCAAGGAGAGATGATCATCCATGGTAATCCTTCAGGGGTGGACAACGCTGTCGGGACATGGG GTGGCATACTGAGATTCTTGTCTGGGAAGATAATACCATTGAGCAG GGTGCCACTGTTAAGAATCCTCCTCACTAACACCAAAGTACCACGTAGCACCAAGGTACTTGTTGCCGGGGTGAAGGACAAAATTAATAAG TTTCCCTCTATCATGAACCCTGTGCTCGATTCAGTTGATGCGGTTTCCTGCACTTGTGAGAAAATCCTCGCAGAGATGaccagtcagccaatcacaggagagcactacaatgttctagAG GAACTTATTGACATCAACCAGCACCATCTGAACGTGATGGGTGTGGGACACCCTGCCCTGGACACGCTGTGCCGGGTCACCCTGGCCAGAGGGCTCCACAGCAAGCTAACAGgcgctggaggaggggggtgtggCATAACGCTTCTGAGACCTG AAACGGATTGCTCCGTTGTCCAGAGCACAATACAGGACTTGAAAGACTGCGGCTTTGACTGCTGGGAAACGAGTATTGGTGGCCCGGGTGTCCAGcagcactctgctctctctgtgaaGGAGGAGATTCTGGAGATTTTAAACAATTACTGA
- the mvk gene encoding mevalonate kinase isoform X1, with the protein MHVKECIVSAPGKSILHGEHAVVHGKVALAVSLNLRTYLYLKASSTDKVCINLPNIDTFLCWDLSELKQLIPDSCGKREEAKRLDAELVRRLREFVGVTNGNLDTRNMATLAFLYIYLSLFGSGDLPSLTMCVWSELPTGAGLGSSAAFSVCLAAGLLSASGAISTPLKEWDNTARWCQEDMELINSWAFQGEMIIHGNPSGVDNAVGTWGGILRFLSGKIIPLSRVPLLRILLTNTKVPRSTKVLVAGVKDKINKFPSIMNPVLDSVDAVSCTCEKILAEMTSQPITGEHYNVLEELIDINQHHLNVMGVGHPALDTLCRVTLARGLHSKLTGAGGGGCGITLLRPETDCSVVQSTIQDLKDCGFDCWETSIGGPGVQQHSALSVKEEILEILNNY; encoded by the exons ATGCACGTCAAGGAATGTATCGTGTCTGCTCCGGGAAAATCGATCCTGCACGGAGAGCATGCAGTTGTGCATGGAAAG GTGGCTCTTGCTGTCAGTCTGAACCTGAGAACATATTTATACTTGAAGGCCAGCTCCACTGATAAAGTTTGCATCAATCTCCCAAACATTGACACATTCCTCTGCTGGGACCTGTCTGAACTGAAGCAGCTTATTCCTGATTCCTGTG GTAAGAGGGAGGAGGCAAAACGTCTGGATGCTGAACTTGTCAGGAGACTGCGTGAATTTGTTGGTGTAACCAATGGAAACTTGGACACTCGTAACATGGCCACCTTAGCCTTCCTCTacatctacctctctctgtttggATCAGG CGATTTGCCCAGCCTgacgatgtgtgtgtggtcagagCTGCCGACTGGAGCGGGACTGGGCTCTAGCGCTGCCTTCTCCGTGTGCCTCGCTGCCGGTCTGCTCTCCGCAAGTGGAGCCATTTCCACTCCTCTCAAGGAGTGGGATAACACCGCCAG GTGGTGTCAGGAGGATATGGAGCTTATCAACAGTTGGGCTTTCCAAGGAGAGATGATCATCCATGGTAATCCTTCAGGGGTGGACAACGCTGTCGGGACATGGG GTGGCATACTGAGATTCTTGTCTGGGAAGATAATACCATTGAGCAG GGTGCCACTGTTAAGAATCCTCCTCACTAACACCAAAGTACCACGTAGCACCAAGGTACTTGTTGCCGGGGTGAAGGACAAAATTAATAAG TTTCCCTCTATCATGAACCCTGTGCTCGATTCAGTTGATGCGGTTTCCTGCACTTGTGAGAAAATCCTCGCAGAGATGaccagtcagccaatcacaggagagcactacaatgttctagAG GAACTTATTGACATCAACCAGCACCATCTGAACGTGATGGGTGTGGGACACCCTGCCCTGGACACGCTGTGCCGGGTCACCCTGGCCAGAGGGCTCCACAGCAAGCTAACAGgcgctggaggaggggggtgtggCATAACGCTTCTGAGACCTG AAACGGATTGCTCCGTTGTCCAGAGCACAATACAGGACTTGAAAGACTGCGGCTTTGACTGCTGGGAAACGAGTATTGGTGGCCCGGGTGTCCAGcagcactctgctctctctgtgaaGGAGGAGATTCTGGAGATTTTAAACAATTACTGA
- the aldh3b4 gene encoding aldehyde dehydrogenase family 3 member B1 isoform X1: MSGKVRACYACQRNGRLTCRRTRLGEPCLKTYPLECVDLLKRARAAFQAGRTAKESFRLAQLEAVVRMLVEHECDFVDALGRDLHKPRFETVVSELILVKNEALHAINNLKKWMQPQRVERNLSTTLDECVVVSEPLGVVFIMGTWCSPVQLCLVPLVGAIAAGNCAVVSPSEHTSHTAELLHRLIPSYLDNECFHVILAGTNDLAEVVELKFDHVFFIGSREEGSRVAQAAARTLTPVTLILGGKNPCYVDQQCDITTTAQRIAWARFHNAGQSLVAPDYILCHVDVKAQLVQALKCCLMQFYGFDPRESQSFGRMVNVEIFNHTKDMLWRSGKVAVGGQVIEAEKYIAPTILTEVVESDPIMQHEVFGPVLPILTINNVDEAIAFINKQEKPLCVYAYSSNSKVISRLMSETSSGSFCSNDSILQSLMVVLPFGGVGASGMGSYHGRCSFDTFSHRKSCLLRGTRFECVTYLRYPPYEDRNLSLMTWASTLSQKSQGWCQIL; the protein is encoded by the exons ATGAGTGGAAAAGTAAGGGCATGTTATGCTTGCCAAAGGAACGGCCGGTTAACCTGCAGAAG GACCAGGCTGGGGGAGCCTTGCTTGAAGACGTATCCTCTGGAGTGTGTGGATCTGCTGAAGAGGGCTAGAGCCGCCTTCCAAGCTGGACGCACCGCTAAGGAAAGCTTCAGACTGGCTCAGCTGGAGGCCGTAGTGCGAATGCTGGTGGAACATGAGTGTGACTTTGTGGACGCTCTTGGAAGGGACCTGCATAAG ccacGGTTCGAGACAGTTGTGTCAGAACTCATCCTTGTGAAGAACGAGGCTCTTCACGCCATCAACAACCTCAAAAAGTGGATGCAGCCACAGCGTGTGGAAAGGAACCTG TCCACCACGTTAGATGAGTGTGTGGTGGTAAGTGAGCCGCTGGGCGTGGTGTTCATCATGGGGACCTGGTGTAGTCCTGTCCAGCTCTGTCTGGTGCCGCTGGTAGGAGCCATAGCAGCAG GAAACTGTGCAGTCGTCAGCCCCTCTGAGCACACCTCTCACACAGCAGAGCTTCTCCACCGTCTCATCCCCTCATACCTGGACAAT GAATGCTTCCATGTGATACTTGCAGGCACAAATGACTTGGCTGAAGTAGTGGAACTCAAATTTGATCATGTCTTCTTTATAG GAAGCAGGGAAGAGGGAAGCAGAGTGGCTCAGGCAGCAGCTCGCACGCTCACACCTGTCACCCTGATTTTGGGTGGCAAGAACCCATGTTATGTGGACCAGCAGTGTGACATCACCACTACGGCGCAGCGCATTGCCTGGGCACGTTTCCACAATGCTGGACAAAGTCTGGTGGCTCCCGACTACATCCTGTGCCATGTGGATGTCAAAGCCCAGCTGGTCCAGGCCCTGAAGTGCTGCCTGATGCAGTTCTATGGTTTTGATCCCCGAGAGTCCCAGAGTTTTGGGCGCATGGTTAATGTGGAGATCTTCAACCATACTAAAGACATGCTGTGGAGGTCTGGCAAGGTGGCTGTGGGCGGGCAAGTGATTGAAGCGGAGAAATATATTG CCCCAACAATTCTGACCGAGGTGGTGGAATCGGACCCCATCATGCAACATGAAGTTTTTGGCCCGGTTCTTCCAATTCTGACCATAAACAACGTGGATGAGGCAATTGCCTTCATTAATAAGCAAGAGaaacctctctgtgtgtatgcttATTCCAGCAACAGCAAG GTCATCTCAAGGCTAATGAGTGAGACCTCTAGTGGAAGCTTTTGCTCCAATGACAGCATCCTGCAGAGTCTGATGGTGGTTCTGCCTTTTGGTGGAGTTG GTGCCAGTGGAATGGGTTCCTACCATGGGCGCTGCAGCTTTGATACCTTCTCTCACAGGAAATCATGCCTGCTAAGAGGCACGCGGTTTGAGTGTGTCACCTATCTGCGTTACCCACCCTATGAAGACCGCAATCTGTCTCTAATGACATGGGCCAGTACTCTCTCCCAGAAGAGCCAGGGCTGGTGCCAGATCCTGTGA
- the mmab gene encoding corrinoid adenosyltransferase MMAB, protein MATVIFKPSHLRCFVRTGRCLNVQWTKKTFGSERSYATEGDSRVPKIYTKTGDKGFSSTFTGERRPKEDHVFEALGTTDELSSAIGLAREFCLDKGHTFTYQLDKIQCVLQDVGSNIATPRSSARESHIKKTKFTPQPVADLESWIDTFTAELPPLTNFILPSGGKSSAALHVARTICRRAERSVAPIVRSGEADPDVAKFLNRLSDYLFTVARYAAMKEGNEEKIYTRPQ, encoded by the exons ATGGCTACGGTCATTTTTAAACCCTCTCATTTGCGTTGTTTTGTAAGGACAGGCAGGTGTCTAAACGTGCAGtggacaaagaaaacatttggctcaGAGAGAAG TTATGCCACTGAAGGAGACAGCAGGGTCCCCAAAATATACACCAAAACTGGAGACAAAG GTTTCTCGAGCACATTCACAGGAGAAAGGAGGCCAAAGGAAGATCATGTTTTTGAAGCATTAGGAACTACAGATGAATTGTCATCAGCTATAGG CTTGGCCAGAGAGTTTTGCCTCGACAAAGGTCATACATTCACATATCAGCTGGACAAG ATACAATGTGTTTTACAAGATGTGGGCTCCAATATTGCCACCCCTCGGTCATCTGCAAGAGAAAGTCACATAA agaaAACCAAATTTACACCTCAACCAGTTGCAGACCTGGAAAGCTGGATTGATACATTTACAGCAGAACTCCCACCACTGACCAACTTCATATTGCCT TCGGGAGGAAAAAGTAGTGCTGCTTTGCACGTAGCTCGGACAATCTGTCGCAGAGCAGAGCGCAG TGTTGCTCCTATTGTGCGCTCGGGGGAAGCAGATCCAGATGTTGCAAAATTTTTGAACAG ACTGAGCGACTACCTGTTCACTGTGGCCAGATATGCAGCCATGAAAGAAGGCAATGAAGAGAAAATCTACACAAGACCTCAATAA
- the aldh3b4 gene encoding aldehyde dehydrogenase family 3 member B1 isoform X2: MSSPPSPSPTRWFKALRRTRLGEPCLKTYPLECVDLLKRARAAFQAGRTAKESFRLAQLEAVVRMLVEHECDFVDALGRDLHKPRFETVVSELILVKNEALHAINNLKKWMQPQRVERNLSTTLDECVVVSEPLGVVFIMGTWCSPVQLCLVPLVGAIAAGNCAVVSPSEHTSHTAELLHRLIPSYLDNECFHVILAGTNDLAEVVELKFDHVFFIGSREEGSRVAQAAARTLTPVTLILGGKNPCYVDQQCDITTTAQRIAWARFHNAGQSLVAPDYILCHVDVKAQLVQALKCCLMQFYGFDPRESQSFGRMVNVEIFNHTKDMLWRSGKVAVGGQVIEAEKYIAPTILTEVVESDPIMQHEVFGPVLPILTINNVDEAIAFINKQEKPLCVYAYSSNSKVISRLMSETSSGSFCSNDSILQSLMVVLPFGGVGASGMGSYHGRCSFDTFSHRKSCLLRGTRFECVTYLRYPPYEDRNLSLMTWASTLSQKSQGWCQIL; encoded by the exons ATGAGCAGTCCGCCGAGCCCTTCTCCCACACGATGGTTCAAGGCACTGCGAAG GACCAGGCTGGGGGAGCCTTGCTTGAAGACGTATCCTCTGGAGTGTGTGGATCTGCTGAAGAGGGCTAGAGCCGCCTTCCAAGCTGGACGCACCGCTAAGGAAAGCTTCAGACTGGCTCAGCTGGAGGCCGTAGTGCGAATGCTGGTGGAACATGAGTGTGACTTTGTGGACGCTCTTGGAAGGGACCTGCATAAG ccacGGTTCGAGACAGTTGTGTCAGAACTCATCCTTGTGAAGAACGAGGCTCTTCACGCCATCAACAACCTCAAAAAGTGGATGCAGCCACAGCGTGTGGAAAGGAACCTG TCCACCACGTTAGATGAGTGTGTGGTGGTAAGTGAGCCGCTGGGCGTGGTGTTCATCATGGGGACCTGGTGTAGTCCTGTCCAGCTCTGTCTGGTGCCGCTGGTAGGAGCCATAGCAGCAG GAAACTGTGCAGTCGTCAGCCCCTCTGAGCACACCTCTCACACAGCAGAGCTTCTCCACCGTCTCATCCCCTCATACCTGGACAAT GAATGCTTCCATGTGATACTTGCAGGCACAAATGACTTGGCTGAAGTAGTGGAACTCAAATTTGATCATGTCTTCTTTATAG GAAGCAGGGAAGAGGGAAGCAGAGTGGCTCAGGCAGCAGCTCGCACGCTCACACCTGTCACCCTGATTTTGGGTGGCAAGAACCCATGTTATGTGGACCAGCAGTGTGACATCACCACTACGGCGCAGCGCATTGCCTGGGCACGTTTCCACAATGCTGGACAAAGTCTGGTGGCTCCCGACTACATCCTGTGCCATGTGGATGTCAAAGCCCAGCTGGTCCAGGCCCTGAAGTGCTGCCTGATGCAGTTCTATGGTTTTGATCCCCGAGAGTCCCAGAGTTTTGGGCGCATGGTTAATGTGGAGATCTTCAACCATACTAAAGACATGCTGTGGAGGTCTGGCAAGGTGGCTGTGGGCGGGCAAGTGATTGAAGCGGAGAAATATATTG CCCCAACAATTCTGACCGAGGTGGTGGAATCGGACCCCATCATGCAACATGAAGTTTTTGGCCCGGTTCTTCCAATTCTGACCATAAACAACGTGGATGAGGCAATTGCCTTCATTAATAAGCAAGAGaaacctctctgtgtgtatgcttATTCCAGCAACAGCAAG GTCATCTCAAGGCTAATGAGTGAGACCTCTAGTGGAAGCTTTTGCTCCAATGACAGCATCCTGCAGAGTCTGATGGTGGTTCTGCCTTTTGGTGGAGTTG GTGCCAGTGGAATGGGTTCCTACCATGGGCGCTGCAGCTTTGATACCTTCTCTCACAGGAAATCATGCCTGCTAAGAGGCACGCGGTTTGAGTGTGTCACCTATCTGCGTTACCCACCCTATGAAGACCGCAATCTGTCTCTAATGACATGGGCCAGTACTCTCTCCCAGAAGAGCCAGGGCTGGTGCCAGATCCTGTGA